In Anaerolineales bacterium, one genomic interval encodes:
- a CDS encoding carbohydrate kinase family protein: MGASSGTAPAASASDRRTAAAMTSDIPSFLFAGPVRREFFLTWNGKAHSRLLGGPALYAAAGAKPWTAERVGIVSRVGPDLGGEAAEEVSRAGLNGSGIRVLPECASDNAFHYFETPEKRIDWDPAKFYAKHNLACPRELLHYSPVSLPEHNPQAFPENALRRDDIPPSYRSARAACIISCHYQSLITLSVALRQSGVGTILLAPPDGLLLPSYRRQVREILHGTDIFFSREEPIRAFTGDPPPGENEISEILSDWGPKIILLQRGNQGIRVFDAEARKGRFVPFYPAEIVNPLAIGAAFCGGFLAEWCKSYDVLESTLTGCISASLAAEGYGALYALRRNPQLAAARLISLRSSLPK; this comes from the coding sequence ATGGGCGCAAGCAGCGGAACGGCGCCGGCGGCTTCCGCATCGGATCGCCGTACGGCCGCGGCCATGACTTCCGATATTCCATCCTTCCTCTTCGCCGGTCCGGTCCGCAGGGAGTTTTTTCTCACGTGGAACGGGAAGGCGCATTCACGTTTGCTTGGCGGTCCGGCGCTGTATGCCGCCGCCGGAGCCAAGCCTTGGACCGCGGAACGGGTCGGGATCGTTTCCCGCGTCGGCCCGGACCTCGGCGGTGAAGCCGCGGAGGAGGTCTCCCGGGCCGGGTTGAACGGCTCCGGCATCCGCGTGCTCCCCGAGTGCGCCTCCGACAACGCCTTTCATTATTTTGAGACGCCGGAAAAGCGGATCGATTGGGATCCGGCGAAGTTTTATGCCAAGCATAACCTTGCATGCCCGCGGGAATTGCTGCACTACTCGCCAGTTTCCCTGCCGGAACACAACCCGCAGGCGTTTCCGGAAAACGCGCTTCGCCGCGACGATATCCCTCCGTCGTATCGTTCGGCCCGTGCGGCCTGCATCATCTCCTGTCATTATCAAAGCCTGATTACCCTTTCCGTTGCGCTTAGGCAAAGCGGGGTCGGAACGATCCTGCTTGCGCCTCCGGACGGGTTGCTGCTTCCCTCCTATCGCAGGCAGGTGCGGGAAATCCTGCACGGTACGGATATTTTCTTCTCCCGCGAGGAACCGATCCGGGCTTTCACCGGCGATCCTCCTCCGGGCGAGAATGAAATCTCCGAAATCCTTTCGGATTGGGGTCCGAAAATCATCCTCCTGCAAAGGGGAAACCAGGGAATCCGTGTTTTCGATGCGGAAGCCCGCAAGGGCCGTTTTGTGCCGTTCTATCCCGCGGAGATCGTCAATCCGCTTGCGATCGGAGCCGCGTTCTGCGGCGGCTTTCTGGCGGAATGGTGCAAATCCTATGACGTTTTGGAATCCACCCTGACTGGATGCATCTCCGCCTCGCTGGCCGCGGAAGGCTACGGCGCCCTGTATGCTTTGCGGAGAAATCCGCAATTGGCGGCGGCGCGTTTGATTTCGCTGCGCAGCTCCCTGCCCAAGTAA
- a CDS encoding response regulator transcription factor, whose product MTPAKVLLIESDRTTVPSHSSALLKRGFALFVENSPRKAADRVRAAKPDVIVLDAISLRTSGIRLCRHLRKEVEDCPIVLITRAILSNPEEIGAQAVLVPPFTPRKLLNAVQRQLPSDEESSIQAGPIRINTKQRKISCGGREDQVTPKEAQLLEVFLRHPGTLLTRKFLIKTVWDTDYTGDTRTLDVHISWLRQILEPDPSSPRYLKTVRGQGYRLDIPETTKK is encoded by the coding sequence ATGACGCCCGCCAAGGTTCTTTTGATCGAATCCGACCGCACAACCGTCCCTTCGCACAGTTCGGCGTTGCTGAAACGGGGATTCGCCTTGTTCGTGGAGAACTCGCCGCGAAAAGCGGCGGACCGGGTGCGCGCGGCGAAACCCGACGTTATCGTTCTGGATGCCATTTCCCTCAGGACCTCCGGGATCCGGCTTTGCCGGCATCTGCGCAAGGAGGTCGAGGATTGCCCGATTGTCCTGATCACGCGCGCCATTCTCTCCAATCCGGAGGAAATCGGCGCCCAGGCGGTGTTGGTGCCGCCGTTCACCCCGCGAAAATTGTTGAATGCCGTTCAGCGCCAACTGCCCAGCGACGAAGAAAGCTCGATCCAGGCCGGGCCCATCCGGATCAATACCAAACAGCGGAAGATCTCCTGCGGCGGCAGGGAGGATCAGGTCACTCCCAAGGAGGCCCAACTGCTGGAAGTTTTTCTCCGCCATCCCGGGACTCTGTTGACCCGGAAATTCCTGATCAAGACCGTGTGGGATACGGACTACACGGGGGACACCCGCACGCTGGACGTGCATATCTCTTGGCTGCGGCAGATCCTCGAACCGGATCCTTCCTCGCCAAGATACTTAAAAACTGTGCGCGGTCAGGGGTATCGGCTGGATATACCTGAAACGACGAAAAAGTGA
- the argS gene encoding arginine--tRNA ligase, translating to MTFYSAEINAVSRQIQAELARRGVPQTLEIEWSPIPLVDHWGLGTSACIKAAAFLARTGRNALPIPQQAQDLAARIAAEIVLPAEFCRIEAVRGYLNLLFETKPYVEKVLETVLSLGDDYGRGSPKSETVMVEHANPNTHHSFHIGHFRNAVLGESLARLTEFAGYKTIRAGYPGDIGLGVVKCMWGYRKFHMGEEPPGALERGRWLGQIYTEASTLLEPKPGETDAQKAVREGYETEVRDLYRLWDSGDKQTRELWERTRRWSLDELDAVLKQLDTPIDVFFYESQADELGKAIVEELIARGIAEDERPTGGPVIVRIDEKLGLKKETYRVAVILRSDGTSLYLTKDLALAKIKFEQYRVDRSIYVVDVRQSLHFRQAFKILELWGFPQASKCHHLAYEIVTLPEGTMSSRKGNIVYYLDVAEEARRRVREIIAEKNPELTGQAREETAWQVGLGAMKYAMLSVDNTKQIVFSWDSVLSFDGQAAPYIQYAHVRATSILEKAGDPPQPSRPAYDLHPAEVTLVDWISRFGEEVERAAEEYKPLYMANYAYALAKAFSEFYRECPVTQAEPGIRRIRLAIVAAARQTLANSLRLLGIRSPQTM from the coding sequence ATGACATTCTATTCCGCAGAGATAAACGCCGTCAGCAGGCAGATCCAGGCCGAATTGGCCCGCCGCGGCGTTCCCCAAACACTCGAAATCGAATGGTCCCCCATCCCGCTTGTCGACCATTGGGGGTTGGGCACCTCCGCCTGCATCAAGGCCGCGGCCTTCCTGGCCCGGACCGGGCGGAACGCCCTGCCCATACCCCAACAAGCCCAGGATTTGGCCGCCCGGATCGCCGCGGAAATCGTTCTGCCGGCGGAGTTTTGCCGCATCGAGGCGGTTCGCGGGTATCTCAACCTGCTCTTCGAGACCAAACCGTACGTCGAAAAGGTGCTGGAAACGGTGCTGTCCTTGGGGGATGACTACGGCCGGGGAAGCCCCAAATCCGAAACGGTTATGGTCGAGCATGCCAATCCCAACACCCACCACTCGTTTCACATCGGACATTTCCGAAACGCCGTCCTGGGCGAATCCCTGGCCCGCCTCACGGAGTTCGCGGGCTATAAGACCATCCGGGCAGGTTATCCCGGCGATATCGGTTTGGGCGTAGTGAAATGCATGTGGGGCTACCGCAAATTCCACATGGGCGAAGAGCCTCCCGGCGCCCTGGAGCGCGGACGGTGGCTGGGACAGATCTACACCGAAGCCAGCACCCTGCTGGAACCGAAACCCGGCGAAACCGATGCGCAAAAAGCGGTGCGCGAGGGGTATGAAACCGAGGTGCGGGATTTGTACCGCCTGTGGGATTCGGGCGACAAGCAAACCCGCGAGCTGTGGGAGCGCACGCGCCGGTGGAGCCTGGACGAATTGGATGCCGTGCTGAAGCAGCTGGATACGCCGATCGACGTCTTCTTTTACGAAAGCCAAGCCGACGAGTTGGGCAAGGCGATCGTCGAAGAGCTGATCGCCCGGGGCATCGCCGAGGACGAACGTCCTACGGGCGGTCCGGTGATCGTTCGCATCGATGAGAAACTCGGTTTAAAAAAGGAAACCTACCGCGTCGCCGTCATCCTCCGCTCGGACGGGACCAGCCTTTACCTTACCAAGGACCTGGCGCTGGCGAAAATCAAGTTCGAACAGTACCGCGTCGACCGTTCGATCTACGTCGTCGACGTCCGCCAAAGCCTGCATTTCCGTCAGGCGTTTAAAATCCTCGAACTGTGGGGGTTCCCCCAAGCCTCGAAATGCCACCATCTGGCATACGAGATCGTCACTTTGCCGGAGGGCACGATGTCGTCCCGCAAGGGAAACATCGTGTATTACCTCGACGTCGCCGAGGAAGCGCGTCGGCGGGTGCGGGAGATCATCGCCGAGAAGAATCCCGAGTTGACAGGCCAGGCGCGCGAAGAAACGGCCTGGCAGGTGGGTCTCGGAGCGATGAAGTACGCCATGCTCTCGGTGGACAACACCAAACAAATCGTCTTTTCCTGGGATTCCGTGCTGAGTTTCGACGGACAGGCGGCGCCCTACATCCAATACGCGCACGTTCGCGCCACGAGCATTCTCGAGAAGGCGGGAGACCCGCCGCAGCCCTCCCGCCCCGCGTATGATTTGCATCCGGCGGAAGTCACTTTGGTCGATTGGATTTCCCGGTTCGGGGAGGAAGTCGAACGGGCGGCGGAGGAATACAAGCCGCTGTACATGGCCAACTATGCGTATGCCCTGGCCAAAGCCTTCAGCGAGTTTTACCGCGAATGCCCGGTGACGCAGGCCGAACCCGGGATTCGCAGAATCCGGTTGGCCATAGTGGCCGCCGCGCGGCAGACTCTGGCCAACAGCCTGAGGCTGTTGGGGATCCGGTCCCCGCAGACAATGTAG
- the rpsT gene encoding 30S ribosomal protein S20, producing MANLHSAIKRIRSNERKRVRNRIIRSRTRSAVGTAKSAGKESKEAAIRTAIRELDRAASKGVIHKNNAARRKSRLLRELNALKPPAKKKG from the coding sequence TTGGCAAATTTACATTCCGCCATTAAACGCATCCGAAGCAATGAACGCAAACGGGTGCGGAACAGAATTATTCGAAGCCGCACGCGCTCCGCGGTGGGAACCGCGAAATCCGCCGGGAAGGAATCCAAAGAAGCCGCGATCCGCACCGCGATCCGCGAGTTGGACCGCGCGGCGTCCAAGGGCGTGATCCACAAGAACAACGCCGCCCGCCGAAAGAGCAGATTGCTCCGGGAATTGAACGCCCTTAAACCGCCGGCGAAGAAAAAGGGATAA
- a CDS encoding glycerol-3-phosphate acyltransferase, with protein MNVLLAFGLAAAGYILGSIPSGMLIVRLTTGRDIRQVGSGRTGGTNAMRAGGSLAGLATGVLDVLKSFLAVHLCRWAMPGVFWMEALVGLAAVLGHNYSLFSIDWKKTRLGTVPVFHGGAGGAPTLGAATAFWFPSLYFILPIGLFCFMVIGYASVATLAGGLTVTVLFAVRAALGYSSKWYAAFGVVTLALMALSLRPNLGRLWHGTERVVGLRAWRKQRREAAADQPSAPEEQDQHQQRDRINT; from the coding sequence ATGAACGTTCTGCTGGCATTCGGATTGGCGGCGGCGGGTTACATTCTGGGATCCATCCCCAGCGGGATGCTCATTGTCCGGCTGACCACCGGGCGGGATATTCGGCAGGTCGGCAGCGGACGGACGGGCGGCACAAACGCCATGCGGGCGGGCGGATCCTTGGCCGGGTTGGCAACCGGCGTCCTGGACGTTCTTAAAAGCTTTCTTGCCGTGCACCTCTGCCGCTGGGCGATGCCCGGGGTTTTTTGGATGGAAGCCCTCGTCGGCCTGGCCGCGGTTCTCGGGCATAATTATTCGCTGTTCTCCATCGACTGGAAGAAAACGCGGCTGGGGACCGTCCCCGTCTTCCACGGCGGTGCGGGAGGCGCGCCGACACTCGGTGCCGCCACGGCCTTCTGGTTTCCCAGCTTGTACTTCATCCTGCCGATCGGGTTGTTCTGTTTTATGGTCATCGGATATGCCTCCGTCGCCACCTTGGCGGGAGGGTTGACGGTGACCGTCCTCTTCGCCGTCCGCGCGGCGCTCGGATACTCGTCAAAATGGTACGCGGCATTCGGGGTTGTCACCCTGGCCCTCATGGCGTTGTCCCTTCGCCCCAACCTCGGACGTCTTTGGCACGGCACGGAACGGGTGGTGGGTTTGCGGGCATGGCGCAAGCAGCGAAGAGAAGCGGCGGCGGACCAACCGTCAGCGCCCGAGGAACAGGACCAACACCAGCAGCGCGATCGCATCAATACATAA
- a CDS encoding prepilin peptidase yields the protein MIVLAAAMGLVCGIAVNALADNLMREEPLPFGAWFVPRCGYCDAPRTLPDWSAIFSSLFHSGGCRRCGAPRPFRDLLVEAVLWVGFPAIWMTGGGGLQGLVNGGGILFAFVLFAVIDFERRLVAVEAVALASLFLVLAGWSRGAEHLWRVLGGGAAGFVVFLSLFLFGKILSGLFRLGGGIEPLGFGDVILAALVGLATGWPAVLAAMFLSIFLGGIAGVGLLAASLIRRNPLQTATMAYGPYLLLAGLIVFFFGGPFLEGTKTLGGGF from the coding sequence ATGATCGTGCTGGCGGCTGCGATGGGCTTGGTGTGCGGCATAGCGGTGAACGCCCTGGCAGATAACCTGATGCGGGAGGAGCCCCTGCCTTTCGGGGCGTGGTTTGTCCCGCGCTGCGGCTACTGCGATGCGCCGCGCACGCTCCCGGATTGGTCGGCCATTTTTTCAAGTTTGTTCCATTCCGGAGGCTGCCGGCGATGCGGTGCCCCGCGACCCTTCCGCGACCTGTTGGTGGAGGCCGTGCTGTGGGTGGGTTTCCCCGCGATCTGGATGACCGGCGGCGGCGGTCTGCAAGGGTTGGTCAACGGGGGAGGAATCCTTTTCGCGTTTGTGCTCTTTGCCGTCATCGATTTCGAACGGCGGCTGGTGGCCGTGGAGGCGGTTGCTTTGGCGTCGTTGTTCCTGGTGCTGGCGGGATGGAGCCGGGGCGCCGAACACCTCTGGCGCGTGCTCGGCGGCGGGGCGGCCGGGTTTGTCGTGTTCCTGTCGCTGTTCCTTTTCGGAAAAATCCTCTCCGGGCTGTTCCGCTTGGGCGGGGGGATCGAGCCACTCGGTTTCGGCGATGTGATCCTGGCGGCGCTGGTGGGTTTGGCCACCGGATGGCCGGCTGTTCTGGCCGCAATGTTCCTTTCGATCTTTTTGGGTGGAATCGCCGGAGTGGGATTGTTGGCGGCCTCCCTCATCCGTCGGAATCCGCTGCAAACGGCCACCATGGCCTACGGCCCGTACCTGCTGTTGGCCGGCCTGATTGTTTTTTTCTTCGGGGGCCCGTTTTTGGAGGGAACGAAGACTTTAGGCGGAGGCTTCTAA
- a CDS encoding cobalamin-dependent protein (Presence of a B(12) (cobalamin)-binding domain implies dependence on cobalamin itself, in one of its several forms, or in some unusual lineages, dependence on a cobalamin-like analog.) — MENNPKKKTVVAAALGECVHVAGVTNFLRLAETAGWRTVFLGPAVTVARLLEAAAEERADLVGVSYRLTPETGERLLGQMAEAAAELHERGVRFVFGGTPPVAERAEKMGFFERVFRGGESSDEILTFLRGGAERTSGKLSYPQTAVERIRWKTPYPILRHHFGLPSLEATLAGIRDIAEAGALDVISLGIDQDAQENFFHPERQDPRRKGAGGVPVRSPEDYSALYEAARRGNHPLLRTYSGTDDFIRLAEVYIDTIRIAWCAIPLFWFNRMDGRGPWDLAGSIAEHQKVMAFYGRRGIPVELNEPHHWGMRDAPDAVFVASAFLAAYNAKQFGVRDYIAQMMFNSPPGLSDAMDLAKMLAVLEVTAELAGSDFRIWRQTRTGLLSYPLDPEAARGHLAASVYLQMNLTPDILHIVGHSEADHAATAEDVIAASRIARRAIENSLRGAPDSTADPRVRERQAELVDETRGTLEAVRGLAGKGVDDPWADARTLEKAVTSGVLDAPQLQNNPFGRGAVRTRIVEGKCLAVDSDGRPLSERKRLSSLRKE; from the coding sequence ATGGAGAACAATCCGAAAAAAAAGACCGTCGTCGCCGCAGCCTTGGGGGAGTGCGTACACGTAGCGGGCGTAACCAATTTTCTCCGCTTGGCGGAAACGGCTGGTTGGCGGACGGTTTTTCTCGGACCGGCCGTCACGGTGGCTCGGCTGCTGGAGGCCGCGGCGGAGGAACGGGCTGATCTCGTCGGAGTCTCTTATCGGCTGACACCGGAAACCGGGGAACGGCTGTTGGGTCAAATGGCCGAGGCGGCCGCCGAATTGCACGAACGAGGCGTGCGATTCGTATTCGGCGGAACTCCGCCGGTGGCGGAGCGCGCCGAAAAGATGGGTTTCTTCGAGCGCGTATTCCGCGGCGGAGAATCATCGGATGAAATCCTGACGTTTTTGCGGGGCGGGGCGGAACGGACCTCGGGAAAACTCTCATATCCTCAAACGGCGGTCGAACGCATCCGGTGGAAAACTCCGTATCCGATCCTCCGGCACCACTTCGGCCTTCCCTCCCTGGAAGCGACTCTGGCGGGAATCAGGGACATTGCCGAAGCCGGAGCTTTGGACGTCATCTCGCTGGGAATAGACCAGGACGCGCAGGAGAATTTTTTCCACCCGGAACGCCAGGACCCGAGGCGCAAAGGCGCCGGAGGGGTGCCGGTTCGAAGCCCCGAGGACTACAGTGCGCTGTATGAGGCCGCGCGGCGCGGCAACCATCCGCTGCTGCGCACCTATTCCGGCACCGACGATTTCATCCGCCTGGCGGAAGTCTACATCGATACGATCCGGATCGCGTGGTGCGCCATCCCGCTCTTCTGGTTCAACCGGATGGACGGGCGCGGGCCGTGGGACCTTGCCGGATCCATCGCCGAACATCAGAAAGTGATGGCGTTCTACGGACGGCGCGGAATTCCGGTGGAATTGAACGAACCCCATCATTGGGGCATGCGCGACGCGCCGGATGCGGTGTTCGTCGCCTCCGCCTTCCTGGCGGCGTATAATGCCAAGCAATTCGGCGTGCGGGATTACATCGCCCAGATGATGTTCAACAGCCCGCCGGGGCTTTCGGACGCGATGGATCTGGCGAAGATGCTGGCCGTGCTGGAAGTGACGGCGGAATTGGCCGGTTCCGATTTCCGGATCTGGCGCCAGACACGCACCGGGCTGTTGTCGTACCCGCTGGATCCGGAGGCCGCGCGCGGACACTTGGCCGCCAGCGTCTACCTGCAGATGAACCTCACGCCCGACATCCTCCACATCGTCGGGCACAGCGAGGCGGACCACGCCGCCACCGCCGAAGACGTGATCGCTGCAAGCCGGATCGCCCGGCGGGCGATCGAAAACTCCTTGCGCGGGGCACCCGATTCGACGGCCGACCCGCGGGTCCGGGAACGGCAGGCTGAACTCGTCGATGAAACCCGGGGGACGCTGGAAGCCGTGCGCGGATTGGCGGGAAAGGGCGTGGACGATCCGTGGGCGGACGCCCGCACTCTGGAGAAGGCGGTCACGTCCGGTGTTTTGGATGCGCCCCAACTGCAAAACAACCCGTTCGGGCGAGGCGCCGTCCGCACGCGGATTGTGGAGGGCAAGTGCTTGGCGGTGGATTCGGATGGGCGTCCGCTGTCCGAGCGTAAACGGTTATCTTCGTTGCGAAAGGAGTGA
- a CDS encoding NAD/NADP octopine/nopaline dehydrogenase family protein, with product MAAHLSLMGCRVALFNRTEDHISVLKQRGGIELEAPEGIQHGFAKLARITADFGEALKGAQVIMVVVPSSAHVDVAAGMAPHLKSGQIIILHPGRTCGAIEFAKVLRDQGCRAEVTIAEAETFIYASRSDGPAQARIFRIKEAVPLAALPSVRTAQVLEAIRPFYPQYIDGINVLHTGLNNMGAIFHPALTLLNAGWIEATHGDYEFYIDGVTPSVARVLEVLDRERVTVASSLGIRARNAMEWLELAYNTTGENLHEAIHNQVGYYGIKAPSTLNHRYIFEDVPMSIVPIASLGGRFGVSVRGMDSIVRLACIIHRTDYWKRGRTVDKLGIGDLSVGELNRYVEEGILE from the coding sequence ATGGCCGCTCACCTCTCGTTGATGGGCTGTCGGGTCGCCCTGTTCAACCGGACCGAGGACCACATCTCCGTCCTCAAGCAGCGCGGCGGAATTGAACTGGAAGCGCCGGAAGGAATCCAGCACGGGTTCGCCAAACTGGCGCGGATCACCGCGGATTTCGGCGAAGCGCTGAAAGGGGCTCAGGTGATTATGGTCGTCGTTCCGTCCTCGGCCCACGTCGACGTGGCCGCGGGGATGGCCCCGCATCTGAAATCCGGGCAGATCATCATTCTGCATCCCGGCCGGACATGCGGGGCGATCGAATTCGCCAAGGTGCTGCGCGACCAGGGCTGCCGGGCCGAGGTGACGATCGCCGAGGCCGAGACCTTTATCTACGCCAGCCGATCCGACGGACCGGCGCAAGCCAGGATCTTCCGGATCAAAGAGGCCGTGCCGCTGGCGGCGTTGCCGTCCGTGCGCACCGCACAGGTGTTGGAGGCGATCCGGCCGTTTTATCCGCAGTACATCGACGGAATCAACGTCCTCCACACCGGTTTGAACAACATGGGGGCGATCTTCCATCCCGCGCTGACCCTGCTGAACGCCGGGTGGATCGAGGCGACGCACGGGGATTACGAATTCTACATCGACGGCGTCACCCCTTCGGTGGCGAGGGTTTTGGAGGTTCTGGATCGGGAAAGGGTGACGGTCGCCTCCTCGCTGGGCATCCGCGCCCGCAACGCCATGGAATGGCTGGAACTCGCCTACAACACCACCGGGGAAAACCTGCACGAGGCCATCCATAACCAGGTGGGGTACTACGGCATCAAGGCCCCCAGCACGTTGAACCACCGCTACATCTTTGAGGACGTCCCTATGAGCATCGTGCCGATCGCCTCGCTGGGGGGGCGATTCGGGGTTTCGGTCCGCGGCATGGACAGCATCGTTCGCCTGGCGTGCATCATCCACCGCACCGATTATTGGAAGCGCGGAAGGACGGTGGACAAACTCGGAATCGGGGATTTAAGCGTCGGCGAGTTGAACCGTTATGTCGAAGAAGGAATTCTCGAATAG
- the secF gene encoding protein translocase subunit SecF, translating into MNIIGKRYWFFGLSLLIIIPGLVALAMGGLKPSIDFTGGTMMEYVFASGNAPSLDEIRSALGGVTVAATGETLENVQIQTLGTDRIVLRVKQIDEETIQRITAVLDETFGGATLDVKDNVGASVGGEVAQRAAGAVALAAIAIALYVWFAFRKLPNASRYGMAAVFSLLHDVLVLLGLEAILGLLLGWEADALFLTAVLTVIGFSVHDTIVVFDRIRENRARYSRAPFDRVVNHSIVQTLDRSINTTLTVLFTLLAMALFGGSTTRHFIIILLVGMASGSYSSIFNAAAILVVWENREWETWFSRNRKPSKA; encoded by the coding sequence ATGAACATCATCGGCAAGCGGTACTGGTTTTTCGGCCTTTCGCTGTTAATCATCATCCCGGGGCTGGTCGCGTTGGCGATGGGCGGGCTGAAGCCGTCGATCGATTTCACCGGCGGAACGATGATGGAATATGTCTTCGCCTCGGGCAACGCCCCTTCGTTGGATGAAATCCGGAGCGCCTTGGGCGGCGTCACGGTCGCCGCGACGGGCGAAACACTTGAGAACGTCCAGATCCAGACCCTGGGCACCGACAGAATCGTTTTGCGGGTAAAGCAAATCGACGAAGAGACCATTCAACGCATCACCGCCGTTCTCGATGAAACCTTCGGCGGAGCCACCCTCGACGTTAAGGACAACGTGGGCGCCTCGGTCGGAGGGGAAGTCGCCCAGCGCGCGGCGGGCGCGGTCGCCCTGGCGGCGATCGCGATCGCCCTCTACGTTTGGTTCGCCTTCCGCAAACTGCCCAACGCTTCGCGCTACGGCATGGCGGCGGTCTTTTCGCTGCTGCACGACGTCCTGGTGCTGCTGGGCTTGGAAGCCATTCTCGGGCTGTTGTTAGGCTGGGAGGCGGACGCCCTCTTTCTGACGGCCGTCTTGACCGTGATCGGTTTTTCGGTTCACGACACGATTGTGGTGTTCGACCGGATCCGGGAGAACCGCGCCCGGTACAGCCGGGCCCCGTTCGACAGGGTCGTCAACCACAGCATCGTGCAAACCCTCGACCGCTCGATCAACACGACCCTGACGGTGCTTTTCACCCTGCTGGCGATGGCCCTGTTCGGCGGATCGACCACCAGGCACTTCATCATCATCCTGCTGGTGGGCATGGCCAGCGGCTCCTACTCCTCGATCTTCAACGCCGCGGCGATTCTGGTGGTCTGGGAAAACCGCGAGTGGGAAACCTGGTTCTCCAGGAATCGAAAGCCTTCGAAAGCGTAA
- the secD gene encoding protein translocase subunit SecD gives MSRFFTWMIVGIMFVAILVVNIPQNILIFGQETRIRQGLDLQGGLQILLEADLPADQAVPENSMEVAANVIDNRVNALGVSEAVVQVSLPRRIVVELPGYDNPEEARKLIQNTGLLEFVATEFLIEADTTIATDYLTSSDPAAAESGAPTAVFTPTLTITPIPTVTPTFSFVVIATEEGAGSGPVLPPTPSLAPTAVPGTVYHTIMTGADLQRAEVGMDPTGQPSVDFLLTDEGAKKFAEYTTNHVGWYLAIVLDKKVISCPTVSEPILGGSGTISGQFTAAEAKQLAILLSYGAMPVPLKIVREQIIGPTLGQDSLRRSLTAGAIGLLAVVLFMLLYYRLPGALADVALVLYAFSSLTIYRLIPVTFSLPGIAGFILSVGMAVDANVLIFERMKEELRSGKVLREAVDMGFSRAWPSIRDSNISTLITCLILIWFGGTFGASIVKGFAITLAVGVLVSMFTAILFTRNLLHLVLDRVDFSERHSWFGIADEPPSQTENSG, from the coding sequence ATGAGCCGGTTCTTCACCTGGATGATCGTCGGGATCATGTTCGTGGCGATCCTGGTCGTCAACATCCCCCAAAACATACTGATCTTCGGCCAGGAAACCCGCATCCGCCAAGGCCTGGATTTACAGGGCGGCCTGCAAATCCTGCTCGAGGCCGATTTGCCGGCGGACCAAGCCGTCCCCGAGAATTCCATGGAAGTCGCCGCGAATGTGATCGACAACCGCGTGAACGCGCTCGGGGTCAGTGAGGCCGTCGTGCAGGTTTCCCTGCCGCGCAGAATCGTCGTCGAATTGCCCGGCTACGACAATCCGGAGGAAGCCCGCAAGCTTATCCAGAACACGGGCCTTTTGGAATTCGTGGCCACCGAATTCCTGATCGAAGCCGACACCACCATCGCCACCGACTACCTGACGTCCTCGGATCCGGCCGCGGCTGAGAGCGGCGCGCCGACCGCGGTGTTCACGCCGACCCTGACCATCACCCCGATTCCCACCGTCACCCCCACCTTCAGCTTCGTCGTCATCGCGACGGAGGAGGGAGCGGGATCCGGCCCGGTCCTGCCGCCGACACCCTCCCTGGCTCCCACCGCCGTTCCGGGTACGGTCTACCACACCATCATGACCGGCGCGGACCTGCAAAGGGCCGAAGTCGGGATGGATCCCACCGGGCAACCAAGCGTGGACTTCCTGCTGACCGACGAGGGCGCTAAGAAATTCGCCGAATACACGACCAACCATGTCGGCTGGTATCTGGCGATCGTGCTCGATAAAAAGGTGATTTCCTGCCCGACGGTTTCGGAACCGATCCTGGGAGGCAGCGGAACGATCTCCGGGCAATTCACCGCCGCCGAAGCCAAGCAGTTGGCGATTCTCCTCTCCTACGGCGCCATGCCCGTCCCGTTGAAAATCGTCCGCGAACAGATCATCGGGCCGACCCTCGGACAGGATTCCCTCCGCCGTTCGCTGACCGCGGGCGCCATCGGTCTGCTCGCGGTCGTGCTGTTCATGCTGCTCTACTACCGGCTGCCCGGAGCGCTGGCCGATGTGGCGCTCGTGCTGTACGCTTTTTCGAGTTTGACGATCTACCGCCTGATCCCGGTCACCTTCAGCCTGCCCGGCATCGCCGGGTTCATCCTCTCGGTCGGGATGGCCGTCGACGCCAATGTCCTGATCTTCGAGCGGATGAAGGAGGAATTGCGTTCCGGAAAGGTTCTGCGCGAAGCGGTGGACATGGGCTTCTCCCGGGCCTGGCCGTCGATCCGGGATTCGAACATCTCCACCCTGATCACCTGCCTGATCCTGATCTGGTTCGGCGGCACGTTCGGCGCGAGCATCGTCAAGGGCTTTGCGATCACCCTGGCCGTCGGCGTGCTGGTCAGCATGTTCACGGCGATTCTCTTCACCCGCAACCTGCTTCATCTCGTCCTGGACCGGGTGGATTTTTCCGAACGCCATTCCTGGTTTGGCATCGCGGACGAACCCCCCTCGCAAACGGAGAATTCGGGATGA